The following coding sequences are from one Collimonas arenae window:
- a CDS encoding FimV family protein — translation MHTNSSNTLISTGLKTLTAAVVSALMLISTAEAAGLGKLTVLSSLGQPLRAEIELTAVSPDEADGLVAKLASPETYQQANIDFNPALLSLQFAIEQRNGRKFVRVTSNQAMNEPFVDMLMELGGTKSRLVREYTLLLDPAGQRQNQPVQLAAPAPAARQPANASASRSATAPVSQASSFQPVPGSTITDATRAAAARAVANSAGGGAAKQSVANTSGNTAVAKPSAAAPAATASSGDYHVKKGDTLVGIANANLPSGISLDQMLVALYRSNEGAFVGKNMNRLRSGQILSIPDADSARSISKSEARNVVLAQSKDFKSYRNTLASQVEAAAPNQAAESKQSGGGKITAKVEEQATPASESKDKLKLSRGAAAAGVAAGVAGNKEAAATAATEEKLRVKKLQPKRSRASRNSKRMSAICKRRWN, via the coding sequence ATGCACACGAATTCTTCGAATACATTAATTTCCACCGGTTTAAAGACACTCACTGCAGCCGTGGTCTCGGCGTTAATGCTGATCTCCACTGCAGAAGCCGCCGGGTTGGGCAAATTAACCGTGCTGTCCTCGCTGGGACAACCGTTACGGGCAGAGATCGAGCTGACAGCGGTTAGCCCGGATGAGGCGGACGGTTTGGTCGCCAAGCTGGCCAGTCCTGAAACTTATCAACAAGCTAATATCGACTTCAATCCCGCCTTGTTGTCGCTGCAGTTCGCTATCGAACAGCGCAACGGCCGCAAATTCGTCCGCGTGACGTCGAACCAGGCGATGAACGAACCGTTCGTCGATATGCTGATGGAACTCGGCGGCACCAAATCGCGCCTGGTCCGTGAATACACCTTATTGCTCGACCCTGCCGGCCAGCGTCAGAATCAACCGGTCCAGCTGGCAGCGCCAGCGCCGGCTGCACGCCAGCCCGCCAATGCAAGTGCCAGCCGTAGTGCGACAGCGCCGGTGTCTCAGGCGTCGTCGTTCCAACCGGTACCCGGCTCGACCATCACTGATGCGACTCGCGCAGCAGCAGCCAGAGCAGTCGCCAATTCTGCTGGCGGAGGTGCTGCCAAGCAGAGTGTGGCGAACACTTCCGGCAACACGGCCGTTGCTAAGCCATCCGCAGCAGCCCCGGCGGCAACGGCTTCCAGTGGTGATTACCATGTGAAGAAAGGCGACACGCTGGTAGGTATCGCCAATGCCAATCTGCCATCGGGCATTTCGCTCGACCAGATGCTGGTAGCCCTGTACCGCAGCAACGAAGGAGCCTTCGTCGGCAAGAACATGAACCGTTTGCGCTCGGGCCAGATTCTGTCGATCCCTGACGCCGATAGTGCGCGTAGCATCAGCAAGTCGGAAGCGCGCAATGTGGTACTGGCGCAATCGAAGGATTTCAAGAGCTATCGCAACACTTTGGCTAGCCAGGTTGAAGCAGCTGCACCGAACCAGGCCGCTGAATCGAAACAAAGTGGCGGTGGCAAGATTACAGCCAAGGTGGAAGAGCAGGCCACGCCCGCCAGCGAATCGAAGGATAAGCTGAAACTGTCGCGTGGTGCTGCCGCAGCAGGTGTAGCGGCTGGCGTTGCAGGTAACAAGGAAGCCGCCGCAACTGCAGCGACCGAAGAAAAATTGCGCGTGAAAAAGCTGCAGCCGAAGCGCAGTCGCGCGTCAAGGAACTCGAAAAGAATGTCAGCGATCTGCAAAAGACGCTGGAATTGA
- the asd gene encoding aspartate-semialdehyde dehydrogenase, which translates to MKLVGLVGWRGMVGSVLLQRMQEEGDFAHIEPVFFSTSNAGGKAPALAKNETTLKDATDIEALKKCDIIITCQGGDYTSEIFPQLRAAGWNGYWIDAASTLRMKDDAIIVLDPVNLDVIKDGLKRGVKNYIGGNCTVSCMMMGLGGLFQHDLIEWMTSMTYQAASGGGAQHMRELLTQFGSINAEVKALLDDPKSAILEIDRKVLGKQHSMSADETKQFGVPLGGNLIPWIDKDLGGGLSKEEWKAGAETNKILGRGEGFSNGGKAIPVDGLCIRIGAMRCHSQALTIKLKKDVPLDEINDIIASNNQWVKLVPNEREASMRDLTPAAVTGSLTIPVGRLRKLQMGGEYLSAFTVGDQLLWGAAEPLRRMLRIVLDT; encoded by the coding sequence ATGAAACTGGTTGGTTTGGTCGGTTGGCGTGGCATGGTGGGTTCGGTCTTGTTGCAGCGTATGCAAGAAGAGGGCGATTTCGCCCATATCGAGCCGGTATTTTTCTCAACTTCAAATGCCGGCGGTAAAGCACCGGCACTGGCGAAAAACGAAACAACGTTAAAAGACGCCACCGATATTGAAGCGTTGAAAAAATGCGACATCATTATTACCTGCCAAGGCGGCGACTACACCAGCGAGATTTTCCCGCAGTTGCGCGCGGCCGGCTGGAACGGCTACTGGATTGACGCCGCTTCGACGCTGCGCATGAAGGACGACGCCATCATCGTGCTCGATCCGGTCAACCTGGACGTGATCAAGGACGGCCTGAAGCGCGGCGTCAAGAACTACATCGGCGGCAATTGCACGGTGTCCTGCATGATGATGGGCCTGGGCGGCCTGTTCCAGCACGACCTGATCGAGTGGATGACCTCCATGACCTATCAGGCGGCATCCGGCGGCGGCGCCCAGCACATGCGTGAGCTGCTGACCCAGTTCGGTTCGATCAATGCCGAAGTCAAGGCATTGCTGGATGATCCGAAATCGGCCATCCTGGAAATCGATCGCAAGGTGCTCGGCAAGCAGCATTCGATGTCGGCAGATGAAACCAAGCAGTTCGGCGTGCCGCTGGGCGGCAACCTGATTCCATGGATTGACAAGGACCTGGGCGGCGGCCTGTCGAAGGAAGAGTGGAAAGCCGGTGCCGAAACCAACAAGATCCTCGGCCGCGGCGAAGGCTTCAGCAATGGCGGCAAGGCAATTCCGGTGGACGGTCTGTGCATCCGCATCGGCGCCATGCGCTGTCATTCCCAAGCCCTGACCATCAAGCTGAAGAAAGATGTGCCGCTGGATGAAATCAACGACATCATTGCCAGCAACAATCAATGGGTCAAGCTGGTGCCGAATGAGCGTGAGGCCTCGATGCGTGACCTGACGCCTGCCGCTGTGACTGGCAGCCTGACAATTCCTGTCGGTCGTCTGCGTAAATTGCAGATGGGTGGCGAATATTTGTCAGCATTTACCGTCGGCGACCAATTATTGTGGGGTGCAGCCGAGCCACTGCGCCGCATGTTGCGGATCGTCCTTGATACCTGA
- the leuB gene encoding 3-isopropylmalate dehydrogenase produces the protein MKIAILPGDGIGTEIVDQAVNVLNALGEKFELETAPVGGAGYAAHGHPLPEGTLKLAKEADAILFGAVGDWQYDNLERSLRPEQAILGLRKHLGLFANLRPAILYPELANASTLKPEVVSGLDILIIRELTGDVYFGQPRGVRTAPDGAFKGEREGFDTMRYAEPEIRRIAHVAFQAAQKRDKRLTSVDKANVLETFQFWRDIVTEVHQEYPDVALDHMYIDNAAMQLVRAPKKFDVIVTGNMFGDILSDQAAMLTGSIGMLPSASLDANNKGLYEPSHGSAPDIAGKNIANPLATILSAAMMLRFSLNKAEQADRIDNAVKKVLAQGLRTADIYEAGTTKVGTIEMGAAVVKALG, from the coding sequence ATGAAGATAGCAATTTTGCCAGGCGATGGCATCGGTACGGAAATCGTTGATCAAGCGGTCAATGTGTTGAATGCACTTGGCGAAAAATTCGAACTGGAAACCGCCCCGGTCGGCGGCGCAGGCTACGCCGCGCATGGTCATCCGCTGCCGGAGGGCACCCTGAAGCTGGCAAAGGAAGCCGATGCGATCCTGTTTGGCGCTGTCGGCGACTGGCAGTACGATAACCTGGAGCGCTCGTTGCGCCCGGAGCAGGCGATTCTCGGCCTGCGCAAGCACCTCGGTCTGTTCGCCAACCTGCGTCCGGCGATCCTGTATCCGGAACTGGCCAATGCATCGACATTGAAGCCGGAAGTGGTGTCCGGCCTGGATATCCTGATCATCCGTGAACTTACCGGCGACGTTTATTTCGGCCAGCCGCGCGGTGTCCGCACTGCGCCGGACGGCGCTTTCAAGGGCGAACGCGAAGGTTTCGACACCATGCGCTACGCCGAGCCGGAAATCCGCCGTATCGCCCACGTTGCCTTCCAGGCAGCGCAAAAGCGCGACAAGCGCCTGACCAGCGTCGATAAGGCCAATGTGCTGGAAACTTTCCAGTTCTGGAGAGATATCGTCACTGAAGTACATCAGGAATATCCTGACGTTGCGCTGGACCACATGTATATCGACAACGCCGCGATGCAGTTGGTGCGCGCGCCGAAGAAGTTTGACGTCATCGTCACCGGCAACATGTTCGGCGATATTTTGTCGGACCAGGCTGCCATGCTGACCGGCTCGATCGGCATGCTGCCGTCGGCTTCGCTGGACGCCAACAACAAGGGCTTGTACGAGCCGTCGCATGGTTCGGCGCCGGATATCGCCGGCAAGAATATCGCCAATCCGCTGGCGACCATCCTGTCGGCGGCAATGATGCTGCGCTTCTCGCTGAACAAGGCGGAGCAGGCCGATCGTATCGACAACGCGGTCAAGAAAGTACTGGCGCAAGGTTTGCGTACTGCTGACATTTATGAGGCAGGTACTACCAAGGTCGGCACCATCGAAATGGGTGCGGCAGTGGTCAAGGCGCTGGGATAA
- the leuD gene encoding 3-isopropylmalate dehydratase small subunit gives MNKFTVLDGLVAPLDRANVDTDAIIPKQFLKSIQRTGFGPNLFDEWRYLDHGEPGMDNSRRPLNPDFVLNQPRYQGASILLTRKNFGCGSSREHAPWALDQYGFRAVIAPSFADIFFNNCFKNGLLPIVLPETQIDRLFDEVKAFPGFRLLVDLEKQLVTTANGNISYPFEIGEFRKYCLLNGLDDIGLTLRQADKIRDFEERHLFAQPWLANTI, from the coding sequence ATGAATAAATTTACTGTGCTGGATGGTTTGGTGGCGCCGCTGGATCGCGCCAACGTCGACACCGATGCGATTATCCCGAAGCAGTTCCTGAAATCGATTCAACGCACCGGTTTCGGCCCTAACTTGTTTGACGAATGGCGTTATCTGGATCACGGTGAACCCGGCATGGATAATTCGCGTCGTCCGTTGAATCCGGATTTCGTGCTGAACCAGCCGCGCTACCAAGGGGCGTCGATTTTGCTGACCCGCAAGAATTTTGGCTGCGGATCATCGCGTGAGCATGCGCCATGGGCCCTTGATCAGTACGGGTTCCGTGCTGTAATCGCGCCGAGCTTCGCCGATATTTTTTTCAACAACTGCTTCAAGAACGGCTTGTTGCCTATCGTGCTGCCGGAAACCCAGATCGATCGGCTATTCGATGAAGTCAAGGCGTTCCCGGGCTTCCGCTTGTTGGTTGATCTGGAAAAACAGCTGGTCACTACCGCTAACGGCAACATCAGCTATCCGTTCGAAATCGGCGAATTCCGCAAATACTGCCTGCTCAATGGCCTTGACGATATCGGCTTGACCTTGCGCCAGGCCGACAAGATTCGCGATTTTGAAGAGCGGCATCTATTCGCTCAGCCCTGGCTGGCCAATACTATTTAA
- a CDS encoding entericidin A/B family lipoprotein translates to MMRKVATLCVLLVAGMVMSACNTVHGFGQDMERVGEKIQGK, encoded by the coding sequence ATGATGAGAAAAGTAGCGACGTTGTGTGTATTGCTGGTTGCTGGAATGGTGATGTCGGCATGCAATACAGTTCATGGCTTTGGCCAGGACATGGAACGGGTCGGCGAGAAAATTCAAGGCAAGTAA
- a CDS encoding DMT family transporter: MNIAELLFLAAIWGASFLFMRIGAPEFGPVPLIALRVGIAALVLLPVMRSAVARSHMRSKLWPLLIVGIANSALPFSLFAYSTLHVSAGFDSILNATTPLWTGLIAFLWLKAPMSRAQVLGLLVGMAGVVTLVWDKIGEGLPSVWLAIGAVLLATLSYGFAINYSKTRLAGVPPFVVAFGSQFFATLVLLPLALWYWPSAAVSATAWYAVLALGVVCTGVAYAIFYRLLEHAGAAYAASVTFLIPIFGVIWGALFLQEQVTATMLLGCLIVLFGTALATGKLNPMRLLKS, translated from the coding sequence ATGAATATCGCTGAACTGCTTTTTCTCGCCGCCATTTGGGGCGCATCATTTCTTTTCATGCGCATAGGAGCGCCGGAGTTTGGTCCGGTCCCGTTGATTGCATTGCGCGTCGGGATCGCGGCGCTAGTGCTGCTGCCGGTGATGCGTTCCGCTGTCGCCCGCAGCCACATGCGCAGCAAACTCTGGCCGCTGCTGATCGTCGGTATCGCCAATTCGGCATTGCCGTTTTCCTTGTTCGCCTACTCGACCTTGCATGTCAGCGCCGGCTTCGATTCGATCCTGAATGCTACGACACCGTTGTGGACCGGTCTGATTGCATTCCTGTGGCTGAAAGCGCCGATGAGCAGGGCGCAAGTGCTTGGCCTACTGGTCGGCATGGCTGGAGTCGTCACATTGGTGTGGGACAAGATCGGCGAGGGCTTGCCCAGTGTCTGGCTGGCGATCGGCGCCGTATTGCTGGCAACCTTGTCGTACGGCTTCGCGATCAACTATTCGAAAACCCGGCTGGCCGGCGTGCCGCCGTTCGTGGTGGCGTTCGGCAGCCAGTTTTTTGCGACCCTGGTGCTGCTGCCTCTGGCGCTCTGGTATTGGCCAAGTGCTGCGGTGTCGGCCACTGCCTGGTATGCGGTGCTGGCGCTCGGCGTAGTGTGTACCGGCGTCGCGTATGCGATTTTTTACCGTTTGTTGGAGCATGCCGGTGCGGCCTATGCGGCATCGGTGACTTTCCTGATTCCAATCTTTGGCGTGATCTGGGGGGCGTTGTTCCTGCAAGAGCAGGTTACCGCTACCATGCTGCTGGGCTGCCTGATCGTGCTGTTCGGTACTGCCTTGGCGACCGGCAAGCTTAATCCGATGCGCCTGCTCAAGTCGTGA
- a CDS encoding transposase, whose amino-acid sequence MKRTPFSSDQIAAALKQEELGMPVADVIRQAGITERTFLNWKKQYGGLPGYPHDLKCLQEENAKLKQIVAELTLEILACRMRWTTREVNMNTTVLRIEGN is encoded by the coding sequence ATGAAGCGCACGCCATTCTCAAGCGATCAGATTGCTGCTGCTCTCAAACAGGAAGAGCTGGGCATGCCGGTGGCTGACGTGATAAGGCAGGCTGGGATTACCGAACGCACCTTCCTCAACTGGAAGAAGCAGTACGGCGGTCTACCAGGCTATCCGCACGATTTGAAATGCCTGCAGGAAGAGAATGCCAAGCTGAAGCAAATCGTGGCCGAGCTGACACTGGAAATTCTCGCTTGCAGGATGCGCTGGACGACAAGAGAGGTAAACATGAACACTACAGTTCTTCGAATTGAAGGCAACTGA